Genomic segment of Desulfurispora thermophila DSM 16022:
TATTGTGGAACAGCTCAATGTGGATCCCGATGAGGTGACCATGGAAGCCTCTTTTACCGAGGACTTGAACGCCGACTCGCTGGACATTGTGGAACTGGTCATGGCTCTGGAAGAGGAATTTGAAATGACCATTCCCGATGAAGATGCCGAAAAAATTCGTACTGTCGGCGAGGCAGTGCGCTATATCGTGGAGCACTCATAAGATGCGCAAAGTCCCGC
This window contains:
- the acpP gene encoding acyl carrier protein, with product MSDAIFEKVKKIIVEQLNVDPDEVTMEASFTEDLNADSLDIVELVMALEEEFEMTIPDEDAEKIRTVGEAVRYIVEHS